The following are encoded in a window of Bacteroidota bacterium genomic DNA:
- a CDS encoding LysM peptidoglycan-binding domain-containing protein yields the protein MKRIALFLFISVLLSMSSFAQVVEHTVQKKETLFSIAKSYSTTVEAILKANPGLTEAIKIGQVIKIPTGKTVVEDKKPVPNKLTHTVQKGETFYSIAKHYNLTIEELKKENPGITDNLQPGTVLVIPARGKPQEQIVEQPKKEEKYNCGTSGLLDQYNVALMIPLYLDRSYNVDTAISDDDDNGRKTLPVSLSFMPFYEGILMAADSLEKAGLSVKFYVYDVPEDTAFTASLLEKSELKNMNLIIGPFFTNNFRIVGKWAKEHEIKIVNPFSTNCENIKNNPYAIKLMCSKDAEVREQIKYINDTWPNATIFLVHNNRSKDSILLNHYRDNLDKLSKGNSKNWIEVNYSIDGMAGISKSLSKDNPNIIISIVDGEAFLNNYIRNLSELASTYPIVVFGTRNWESYSSLEGEYIMNIKLHICTNTFIDYKKQNVRNFVLNYRNSYNAEPDTFAFRGYDVTMYFMGALMKYGKNFEKCLADYHPDLLQGKYSFKIEGENGWENNVISIYRYENYRLLDAYAEPLKEVPLIEKKTR from the coding sequence ATGAAAAGAATAGCATTGTTTCTTTTTATTTCGGTGCTTCTCAGCATGAGTTCATTCGCTCAGGTGGTTGAGCATACGGTACAAAAAAAAGAAACACTCTTCTCAATTGCAAAAAGCTACAGCACTACAGTAGAAGCTATTCTAAAAGCAAATCCCGGACTTACCGAAGCTATCAAAATTGGGCAGGTGATAAAAATACCTACGGGAAAAACAGTTGTGGAAGATAAAAAACCTGTGCCTAATAAACTTACGCATACGGTTCAGAAAGGCGAAACATTTTATTCCATTGCAAAGCATTACAACCTTACAATTGAAGAACTGAAAAAGGAAAATCCGGGAATCACAGATAATCTGCAGCCCGGAACAGTGCTGGTTATCCCTGCCAGAGGAAAACCACAGGAACAAATTGTTGAACAGCCCAAAAAAGAAGAAAAATACAATTGTGGAACCTCCGGTCTTCTCGATCAGTACAACGTGGCACTGATGATTCCGCTATACCTTGACCGTTCTTATAATGTCGATACGGCTATAAGCGATGATGATGATAATGGAAGAAAAACCTTACCTGTTTCACTTTCCTTTATGCCATTTTACGAAGGCATTCTGATGGCCGCCGACAGCCTTGAAAAGGCAGGTCTGTCTGTAAAATTCTATGTTTATGATGTTCCTGAAGACACCGCTTTTACAGCCTCATTACTCGAAAAATCAGAACTTAAAAACATGAACCTGATTATTGGTCCGTTCTTTACAAACAATTTTAGAATTGTCGGCAAATGGGCTAAAGAGCATGAAATCAAGATTGTGAATCCGTTTTCTACCAATTGTGAAAATATAAAAAATAATCCGTACGCCATAAAATTGATGTGCTCCAAAGATGCTGAAGTACGTGAGCAGATAAAATACATTAACGACACATGGCCCAATGCCACTATTTTTCTGGTTCACAATAACAGATCGAAAGACAGTATTTTGCTGAACCACTATCGGGATAATTTAGACAAACTCTCTAAAGGCAATTCAAAAAATTGGATAGAAGTAAATTATTCAATAGATGGCATGGCCGGAATCAGCAAAAGCCTTTCAAAAGACAACCCCAACATTATTATTTCCATTGTTGATGGCGAAGCTTTCCTCAATAATTACATCCGCAACCTCAGTGAGCTTGCCAGCACTTACCCTATCGTGGTTTTTGGAACACGTAACTGGGAATCGTACAGCAGTCTTGAAGGTGAATACATCATGAATATCAAGCTTCATATCTGTACCAATACCTTCATTGATTATAAAAAACAGAATGTGCGCAATTTTGTGCTCAACTACCGCAACAGCTACAATGCCGAGCCCGACACCTTTGCTTTCAGAGGCTATGATGTAACCATGTATTTTATGGGCGCATTGATGAAATACGGTAAGAACTTCGAGAAATGCCTTGCCGACTACCATCCCGACCTGCTTCAGGGCAAATACAGCTTTAAAATTGAAGGTGAAAACGGATGGGAAAACAATGTCATAAGCATTTACCGCTACGAAAATTATCGCCTGCTCGATGCGTATGCTGAACCCCTGAAAGAGGTGCCTCTTATTGAAAAGAAAACCAGGTAA
- a CDS encoding outer membrane beta-barrel protein has product MGKTKALLLIVFLAFSCRVMAQQPARVNIKGIIKDKDSTEAAFATVMLLNPADSTLQNFTQCNDKGAFVFKNVKNAEYLLKVSHISYLPLQVHVMPSATADNNLGVVIIKPIAKNLFEVVIHDAHAPLIIRGDTIEYDATTFRAPPGSTVEDLLRRLPGIEVDASGNMKAQGKDVKRVYVDGKTFFGDDPAGATKNLDANAVSKVQVFDEKSEQSKLTGVDDGVKEKAMNLELKEEFKKGSFGKITVAGGANEKLDERWATRGNYNRFTKTSQLSFIGYLNNINETGVNWEDYSEWKGQSTFDEYDNGDFGFTTGMNNYYYGNNEDSPMSYFDGRGFTKNAGAGANYNFDNKKTKFNSSYFYKNNQLNYKDLGYKETFFNDSSYFNHSIDDYNDQRQNHTLAARLEQNLDSNNILIVKGNFRYSTANSDDLASSIYSSNEQTIINDLFTNNTTDKISWKVTSALIYRHKFKKKGRSFAISGAYNKNEGGDNYEYHSKNHFYFPFFSEELSRIAAKDIDKQQEKSSLLYTEPLSKKFFMEYFYNFNTMNNKVNNQVKDALNNEIRIDSLSVFYTNTVMMNRVGTDIRYSYNGINIMLGIAGQYLILDGKYSVDKGMPLITNPIDKTYTSLSPKFSLTWEFPNNMWLNLDYGYGISEPSFDYLQPVPNISNPLYKTLGNINLRPERTHTTGFNFNYYNPASFSNIGINAEYNYCVNNISYNQILTYTDSVGIVTVSVPDNNGASHEINSWLWAGYPIIKTKFTNDWSVGVYYANTGSYVNEIFNRTDRYRYNLGTSFNITPNSKIVIAVSGDASLTDLKLSLNKERNQFVQEYTAGCSAKWQFTSKSFFETNFDYQFYRNSQYNYDKSFPIFNASVRQLIGKKNHFEVRLAAFDILNKRQYIQQYAYSNYYTRSTAETLARYFMLSLSYNIKGYENKIKKDRGW; this is encoded by the coding sequence ATGGGAAAAACAAAAGCACTTCTGCTGATCGTTTTTTTGGCTTTTTCATGTCGGGTAATGGCACAGCAACCGGCACGCGTAAACATCAAAGGTATAATCAAGGATAAGGATAGCACCGAAGCGGCATTCGCTACCGTGATGCTGCTGAATCCTGCCGACAGCACACTGCAGAATTTCACACAGTGTAATGACAAAGGTGCCTTTGTTTTTAAAAATGTGAAGAACGCCGAGTATCTGCTCAAAGTATCACATATCAGTTATTTGCCGCTGCAGGTGCATGTCATGCCATCGGCAACCGCTGATAATAATCTTGGTGTGGTAATTATCAAACCTATTGCTAAAAATCTTTTTGAAGTGGTGATTCATGACGCCCATGCACCGCTTATAATTCGTGGTGACACAATAGAATATGATGCGACCACATTCAGAGCGCCGCCGGGTTCTACGGTTGAGGATTTGTTACGACGCCTTCCGGGAATAGAAGTAGATGCTTCAGGAAATATGAAAGCACAGGGTAAAGATGTAAAGCGGGTGTATGTCGACGGGAAAACATTTTTTGGTGATGACCCTGCCGGCGCCACTAAAAATCTGGATGCGAACGCTGTTTCCAAAGTACAGGTGTTTGACGAAAAATCGGAGCAGTCGAAACTGACCGGAGTGGATGATGGTGTAAAAGAAAAAGCCATGAATCTTGAGCTCAAAGAGGAATTTAAAAAAGGTTCATTCGGCAAAATAACTGTTGCCGGAGGTGCTAACGAAAAGCTTGATGAGCGCTGGGCAACACGCGGCAACTACAACCGATTCACCAAAACATCACAGCTTTCATTTATAGGTTACCTGAATAATATCAATGAAACCGGCGTGAATTGGGAAGATTACAGCGAATGGAAAGGCCAGTCAACTTTTGATGAGTATGATAACGGCGATTTTGGGTTTACTACCGGTATGAATAATTATTATTACGGCAACAATGAAGATTCACCCATGAGCTATTTTGATGGCAGGGGTTTTACGAAGAACGCCGGGGCCGGAGCCAATTATAATTTTGACAATAAAAAAACAAAGTTCAACAGTTCGTATTTTTATAAAAACAATCAGCTTAACTACAAGGATCTGGGATATAAAGAAACGTTCTTCAACGACAGCTCCTACTTCAATCACAGCATTGATGATTATAACGACCAACGACAGAATCATACTCTTGCTGCGCGTCTGGAGCAGAATCTGGATTCAAACAATATTCTAATAGTGAAAGGAAATTTCAGATACAGCACTGCCAACAGCGATGACCTTGCCTCCAGTATCTATTCTTCAAATGAGCAGACGATAATCAATGATCTTTTCACTAATAATACAACGGATAAAATCAGTTGGAAGGTCACAAGTGCTCTCATATACAGGCATAAATTCAAAAAGAAAGGGCGGTCATTTGCCATAAGCGGCGCTTACAATAAAAATGAGGGTGGAGACAATTATGAATACCATTCGAAGAATCATTTCTATTTTCCTTTTTTCAGTGAAGAGTTGAGCCGAATTGCAGCTAAAGACATTGACAAGCAGCAGGAAAAGTCAAGTTTACTTTACACCGAACCGCTTTCAAAGAAATTTTTCATGGAATATTTTTACAACTTCAATACCATGAACAATAAGGTTAATAATCAGGTGAAAGATGCGCTGAATAACGAAATACGCATAGACAGCCTGAGCGTTTTTTATACGAATACAGTTATGATGAACCGTGTCGGAACCGATATCAGGTATTCTTACAACGGGATTAATATCATGCTTGGAATAGCAGGTCAGTACCTGATTTTAGATGGGAAATACTCTGTTGACAAAGGCATGCCACTCATAACCAACCCGATTGATAAAACCTATACGAGTCTCAGCCCGAAATTCTCATTGACGTGGGAATTTCCCAATAATATGTGGCTGAACCTTGATTATGGCTACGGTATTTCCGAGCCTTCATTTGATTATCTGCAGCCTGTTCCGAATATTTCAAATCCACTTTACAAAACATTAGGGAATATCAATTTGCGTCCGGAGCGCACGCACACTACAGGATTTAATTTCAATTATTACAATCCGGCGTCCTTCTCAAATATCGGAATCAACGCGGAGTATAATTATTGTGTCAACAATATTTCATATAACCAAATCCTGACGTACACAGATTCAGTGGGTATTGTTACGGTGTCGGTTCCTGATAATAACGGAGCGTCGCATGAAATAAACTCATGGCTATGGGCAGGCTATCCGATTATTAAAACCAAATTTACGAACGACTGGAGCGTGGGCGTTTATTACGCGAACACCGGTTCTTATGTGAATGAGATTTTTAACAGAACCGACCGTTACAGATATAATCTTGGAACGTCGTTCAACATCACCCCGAATTCTAAAATTGTAATTGCGGTGTCGGGCGACGCTTCACTTACAGATTTGAAATTATCGCTGAATAAGGAACGAAATCAGTTTGTTCAGGAATATACTGCAGGATGCTCGGCCAAATGGCAGTTCACAAGTAAGTCGTTTTTTGAAACCAATTTTGATTATCAGTTTTACAGAAATTCGCAATACAACTATGATAAAAGCTTCCCGATTTTTAACGCTTCGGTGCGACAGTTGATAGGGAAGAAGAACCATTTTGAGGTCAGGTTAGCCGCGTTTGATATTCTGAATAAGCGCCAATATATTCAGCAATATGCGTACAGTAATTATTATACCCGTAGTACTGCCGAAACACTTGCACGGTATTTTATGCTTAGCCTGAGTTACAATATCAAAGGTTATGAGAATAAAATCAAGAAGGACCGGGGGTGGTAG
- a CDS encoding GLPGLI family protein, translating into MKKHRVIFVAIFVISTLLSAKVFSQQTEGSVKYLTTFDWVKMMNSCDYLSKEAREKAAYMWGNRSEWKVYNNLYFSAQKSKYDESEEKAEPDQEGYNWRKEIFFITRNYDQKVYYNAIELLGKLYLISDSLVTPNWKILNDIKEIGGHVCMNASLNDTLMNQKVVAWFALDIPVPAGPDRFFGLPGLILEVNINNGAKIMTAEKVELKTLTTEFDLPKKLKGKQITGTAYEAMIKKFLDEKRKAEEFPWGLRY; encoded by the coding sequence ATGAAGAAGCACCGTGTGATTTTTGTAGCCATTTTTGTGATTTCGACCTTGCTCTCTGCGAAGGTGTTTTCGCAGCAAACGGAAGGATCTGTAAAATATCTGACCACATTTGACTGGGTGAAGATGATGAATTCATGCGATTATCTGAGCAAAGAAGCCCGGGAAAAAGCCGCGTACATGTGGGGAAACCGGTCTGAGTGGAAGGTTTATAATAATTTGTATTTCTCGGCACAAAAATCAAAATATGATGAATCAGAAGAAAAGGCCGAACCCGATCAGGAAGGATATAACTGGCGTAAAGAAATATTCTTCATAACACGGAATTATGACCAAAAAGTTTATTACAATGCTATTGAATTGCTCGGAAAGCTTTATCTGATAAGCGATTCATTAGTCACACCCAACTGGAAAATTTTGAATGATATCAAAGAAATTGGAGGTCATGTGTGCATGAACGCCTCCTTGAATGATACTTTGATGAATCAAAAGGTGGTGGCATGGTTTGCGCTGGATATTCCGGTACCGGCCGGTCCCGACAGGTTTTTCGGGCTGCCCGGACTTATACTCGAAGTGAACATTAACAACGGTGCCAAAATCATGACTGCCGAAAAAGTTGAACTGAAAACCCTCACCACAGAATTTGATTTGCCCAAAAAACTGAAAGGAAAGCAAATCACCGGCACGGCCTACGAAGCCATGATTAAAAAATTTCTGGATGAAAAGCGTAAAGCGGAGGAATTTCCCTGGGGGTTACGGTACTGA
- a CDS encoding acyl-CoA dehydrogenase family protein: protein MINFSLDKKQQDIVAKYRDFSDRWIVPNRMKYDELAIFPWDIVKAAYAEGLMNGPIPEKFGGNGYNLLEAALASEELGAGCIGIGIGIDANTLALTPLILSANEEQQKRFFGQIAEEKGVAAYCLTEPNAGSDVAGIKTTAILNGDKYIINGHKRFITNAEVSSFLTVFAITNPEKGARSLTALVVPTNSPGVEMKPRLQKMGQKASVQNEIIFHDVEVPVTNRLGEEGHGFSIAMRTFDRTRTGVAALSVGCARSAYEISRDWAKARIQFGQPVTAHQGVSFMLADMATLVETARILTWKAAYAYDAGEKDASRLSAMCKMYASDTAMKVTTDAVQVMAGDGYSRDYPVEKMMRDAKLCQIYEGTNQVQRVVISKSILK from the coding sequence ATGATTAATTTTTCTCTTGACAAGAAGCAGCAGGATATTGTTGCCAAGTACCGCGATTTTTCTGATCGGTGGATTGTTCCCAACCGTATGAAGTATGATGAACTGGCCATATTTCCCTGGGATATTGTTAAGGCAGCTTACGCCGAAGGTTTGATGAACGGACCTATACCTGAAAAATTTGGTGGAAACGGATATAACCTTCTGGAAGCCGCGCTTGCCAGTGAAGAACTGGGTGCGGGATGTATAGGCATTGGTATCGGGATTGACGCAAACACACTCGCGCTCACACCGCTGATTCTATCTGCAAATGAGGAACAGCAGAAGCGTTTTTTTGGTCAGATAGCCGAAGAAAAAGGAGTGGCTGCATACTGTCTTACCGAGCCGAATGCCGGTTCGGATGTTGCAGGAATAAAAACTACCGCCATTCTTAACGGTGACAAGTATATCATTAACGGGCATAAGCGGTTTATTACCAATGCAGAAGTATCTTCGTTTCTGACTGTTTTTGCTATTACCAATCCGGAAAAGGGTGCACGCAGCCTGACTGCTTTGGTTGTACCTACCAACAGCCCCGGTGTTGAAATGAAACCACGGCTGCAAAAAATGGGACAGAAAGCAAGTGTTCAGAACGAAATTATTTTCCACGATGTTGAAGTGCCTGTAACCAACCGTCTCGGTGAAGAAGGTCACGGTTTCTCTATTGCCATGCGTACCTTCGATCGTACGCGCACCGGTGTGGCCGCGCTCAGCGTCGGTTGTGCCCGTTCTGCTTATGAGATTTCACGCGATTGGGCAAAAGCACGCATACAGTTCGGACAGCCTGTTACAGCCCATCAGGGCGTTTCATTTATGCTTGCCGATATGGCAACCCTTGTAGAAACCGCGCGGATTCTAACATGGAAAGCCGCATATGCTTACGATGCAGGTGAAAAAGATGCTTCCAGATTATCGGCCATGTGTAAAATGTATGCAAGTGACACTGCCATGAAAGTGACTACCGATGCCGTTCAGGTGATGGCGGGCGATGGTTATTCACGCGATTATCCTGTTGAGAAAATGATGCGCGATGCCAAACTCTGTCAGATTTACGAAGGAACCAATCAGGTGCAGCGTGTTGTTATTTCCAAAAGCATCCTGAAATAG
- a CDS encoding MarR family transcriptional regulator, producing the protein MEAKDAVLSALKKAGKPMKASEIADSSGIDKKEIDKAIKKLTTEDKVHSPQRCYFDIKK; encoded by the coding sequence ATGGAAGCCAAAGACGCCGTATTAAGTGCCCTGAAGAAAGCAGGCAAACCGATGAAAGCTTCGGAAATAGCCGATTCATCAGGCATCGACAAAAAAGAAATTGATAAAGCCATTAAAAAACTAACCACTGAAGACAAGGTGCATTCGCCGCAACGCTGCTATTTTGACATTAAGAAATAG